One genomic region from Verrucomicrobiota bacterium encodes:
- a CDS encoding carbon-nitrogen hydrolase — translation MVKVGLVQMSCSLDPARNLEKAILKIREAASRGAQIVCLQELFTTVYFCQVEDHKYFKFAEPIPGPATERLAAVAKEAGIVVIGSLFEKRAAGLYHNTAVVIDADGTYLGKYRKMHIPDDPLFYEKFYFTPGDLGFRSWQTKFARIGVLVCWDQWYPEAARLTALQGAEILFYPTAIGWHPSEKAKFGERQHRSWETIQRSHAIANGCYVVVPNRVGHEAPDGGEGIDFWGQSFVADPSGEVIVKGSVEKEEVLVAGIDLQELDQQRTHWPFLRDRRIDAYGQLVQRYLD, via the coding sequence ATGGTGAAAGTCGGGCTCGTTCAGATGTCGTGCTCTCTCGATCCCGCCCGGAACTTGGAAAAGGCGATCCTGAAGATCCGCGAAGCGGCGTCCCGCGGGGCACAGATCGTTTGTCTGCAGGAACTATTTACCACGGTTTATTTCTGCCAGGTGGAAGACCACAAGTACTTCAAATTTGCCGAACCTATCCCGGGCCCCGCGACCGAACGCCTGGCTGCCGTGGCTAAAGAGGCGGGGATAGTGGTCATCGGATCGCTGTTCGAGAAACGGGCGGCGGGGCTCTACCACAACACGGCCGTGGTCATCGACGCAGACGGCACCTATCTCGGCAAGTATCGGAAGATGCACATCCCGGATGACCCGCTGTTTTATGAGAAATTCTATTTCACTCCGGGCGACCTGGGTTTCAGGTCCTGGCAGACAAAGTTCGCACGCATCGGCGTCCTCGTGTGCTGGGACCAGTGGTACCCGGAGGCGGCGCGACTAACCGCACTGCAGGGCGCCGAGATCCTGTTTTACCCGACGGCGATCGGCTGGCACCCGTCAGAAAAAGCGAAATTCGGCGAGCGCCAGCATCGTTCGTGGGAAACCATCCAGCGAAGCCACGCCATTGCCAATGGGTGTTACGTGGTCGTTCCCAACCGGGTAGGTCACGAAGCACCCGACGGGGGTGAAGGCATTGACTTCTGGGGTCAAAGCTTTGTCGCCGACCCCTCAGGCGAAGTCATCGTGAAAGGGTCCGTTGAGAAGGAAGAGGTGTTGGTTGCGGGCATTGATCTGCAGGAACTTGACCAACAGCGCACCCACTGGCCGTTTTTGCGGGACCGCCGGATCGACGCGTACGGTCAGCTCGTGCAGCGCTACCTGGACTAG